The Magallana gigas chromosome 6, xbMagGiga1.1, whole genome shotgun sequence genome includes the window agacttctgttttaatatcaattaaaacatGGAGGCATTGTTCTCAATTCATCATTTACGAGAAATGTGAAcataaaatactagtaattaatcatattttacaaatgtcTCACAGTCGTATATATTCAGCATTCAATGTTTTAGACCCGGATTCTTCCAATAAAGACTGTCTGTGAATCATTTTCTACCCGGATTTATTTTCAATGTCCGCCAATCTCTGGTGGAAAACCTTTAGATCCGCCCTGTGCTTCATCAGGAACTGGCCGTTGAGGTGGAACACGGGAATGTCGTATCTGTAATTCTTATACCACTCCTTGTTTTCTGGTAGCGATATGTCCACTGTCTCCAACTCAAACTAAAACCAAATCAACGCCATTGTCAGAACAGATCAACACAAATTATACATTAGGCTATAGCTGTCTTAAGTTAGTCCTATGTTAAACGTCACCCACACGCGTAGATTAGGAGAAAACATCGAGAAATCGtcgttttaaaaattcaatcaaagtcctatttttaatttaattttttgcaacAAAAATACTGCAATCTGTAGGAATAAAATATGTTTGGGGCACAATGGTTGATATATAGTGGACGCTCAATTTGGATTGTCGTTAACGGTCGTAGCCGACAAGAGAGAACATTAAAATGTTGGTCTACATATAGCAAGAATACTCACTGTGTTTGTACAGTGTgtctatgtaaataaataaaaaccattcgtttcaaagttttgttttatcttttattggTTTGGTATTTGACAGCGACGTTAAACGtaaaaaccttaattttatCCGCGTGATTCTGATACAGTTCTTATGTGAAGACGCCAGATGATAACCATGCAAACGGTTACACAGCCAAAAGTGCTTAAAGTGAAACAAATATCCTCACGATATGCACGTGAAATTTTCCTTCATTGAATACCGCGAGAAATATTTGATGTAAAACCAATCATGTCCACTTAACATAAATTCGATAAATATGAATtcactttacattttttttcaaatgaaaaagtGAAATTCTCATTTCAGGTGATAAAAAACGTTCAGGTCATTCTATGTGAAGTTAATTTCACTTGATTCAGAATTGACTGGTAGCTGGTGGATGTAATGTCTGTTAGTTGTAAtgtctaaaatatatttgtacctTATGGATGTATTTT containing:
- the LOC117688766 gene encoding glutaredoxin-like protein C5orf63 homolog; the protein is MRSLLRVNALLSNLPLRVTQFAAFGSRKLPVLTLYTKEDCSLCDKALEVLKPYNHQFELETVDISLPENKEWYKNYRYDIPVFHLNGQFLMKHRADLKVFHQRLADIENKSG